One region of Homalodisca vitripennis isolate AUS2020 unplaced genomic scaffold, UT_GWSS_2.1 ScUCBcl_4245;HRSCAF=10313, whole genome shotgun sequence genomic DNA includes:
- the LOC124372863 gene encoding putative mediator of RNA polymerase II transcription subunit 21 produces MDSETVVDLTQSEEHSSILRKLLSTPPPPPLKQQQQQQQQQKQQQKQQQQQQQQLTQQPSTSSSFDHK; encoded by the exons aTGGATTCTGAAACAGTCGTTGACTTGACACAATCCGAAGAGCATTCTTCAATACTACGTAAGCTTCTAAGTACTCCTCCACCTCCACCACTtaaacagcaacagcaacagcaacagcaacagaaacagcaacagaaacagcaacagcaacagcaacagcagcTGACACAACAACCGTCTACTTCTTCATCTTTCG atcataaataa